One region of Rhodocaloribacter litoris genomic DNA includes:
- a CDS encoding choice-of-anchor D domain-containing protein: MLRPCPVPARLPALALLLVWGLAGSVARAQNQEPLSLSTTFLDFGEVVMTTSRALSFTVTNITSSPVEIASLGVTPAGSAYEVDPQTDFTSPPIVLAGGESLVVEATFSPTGVGFRSATVEVWDQFENLYTVSFFGTGVIEASPSSLAFGVVAVGSSAVRTLTLRNPSLELSVTVDNIYALGSSEETIEYTASPGGDFVLGPGESRDVSVTFAPTFPGTQNGDLYVSFSSNDSFASIRIPLSGEGAEARLAFSPGSLDFGEVAVGDQAGLVVTFQNEGASPVTILGLALDGSDAAAFQVSDTRTTLSPGESFPVEVVFAPESPGEKMAELVVTSDDPSGEHRVPLSGKGVVLVLNITPSVLDFGEVAVGDSATAEVVLSNEGEGTVELASIGVEGSGASAYAVGVSSLSLAPGASEALPVTFAPSSGQAYEAMLVLEGNVGRREVALSGTGLAPRLVFSPEVLDFGEVAVGDSVRQELTLANEGGASLTVFEVTLTGDDAGAFTVGSVPATLSPGESFPVEVVFAPGRLGEQVAELEVTSDDPGGSSRVLLRGQGVSSFILSDNTLDFGEVVMTTSRALSFTVTNITSSPVEIASLGVTPAGSAYEVDPQTDFTSPPIVLAGGESLVVEATFSPTGVGFRSATVEVWDQFENLYTVSFFGTGVIEASPSSLAFGVVAVGSSAVRTLTLRNPSLELSVTVDNIYALGSSEETIEYTASPGGDFVLGPGESRDVSVTFAPTFPGTQNGTLFVMFTGGEQSAGIAIPLEGEGGFGRLTLSPEALDFGEVAVGDSVRQELTLANEGGASLTVFEVTLTGDDAGAFMVGSVPATLSPGESFPVEVVFAPGRLGEQVAELEVTSDDPGGSSRVLLRGQGVSSFILSDNTLDFGAVRVGQTQRRTFTVTNRTAGSLVLALSLDDEAGFDLEGGVSFVLQDGEAREVAVSFAPAARGVQATTLRVQAPETEAPEQTVALRGQGVAPQMQVSADSLDFGTVVVGLSTGLPLELSNAGDDVLAVSELAIEGAGAAAFSLVEAGESFLLEPGAQRTLAVQFAPRSGGEQAAVLRIRSDDPEQPQRDVVLAGSGAAIQNESPVLGVVNTAVDVRFVLPPDFEPTTARLFYRVGGRRTYETTDLLPDANQYGGAIPAEAMTLRGVQYYAEFVREDQVVTIPPQDPTGHPEQIRVQVDHVPAEVPASFLPLRPETYALVSVPLELADPGIPAVLADDYGTYDPARWRVLRWATASEAYAEFPGLEDGFSGGRAFWLITRDGQGFDVDNGLSTDLSGPFVIILPPGWSQIGNPFAFPVAVDDTEAGGVLEGPHAFDGQQYLPNRSVLQPWQGYFVFNPGAGPVMLSIPPVEAGEVAAKEVPLPWQAADFAVQLMAEVPRYGLRDTYNAVGFAGATMAGWGSLDLREPPGIGPHVQLSIVENGRRYLSRFVRAPESGAAWDLEVSAALPGSGAETVLVTLVEHGARPAGFVLYVLDRDEGQVLPAETGRFAVTLSPERPVRRLRLIMGTEDFAESRADGVSLAPSFSLEPNHPNPFNSTTLIRYSLGGESPVSLEVFNVLGERVRTLVDRHQRGGSYEVIWDGRDEGGRPVASGVYVYRLRAGAFTASRTMVLLR, translated from the coding sequence ATGCTTCGCCCCTGCCCCGTACCGGCCCGCTTACCGGCGCTTGCGCTCCTGCTGGTCTGGGGCCTTGCCGGCTCCGTCGCCAGAGCCCAGAACCAGGAGCCCCTCTCGCTCTCGACCACTTTCCTGGACTTTGGCGAGGTGGTCATGACGACGAGCAGGGCGCTGTCGTTCACGGTCACGAACATCACGTCGAGCCCCGTGGAGATTGCCTCGCTCGGCGTCACGCCGGCCGGTTCGGCCTATGAGGTCGATCCGCAGACGGACTTCACCTCGCCCCCCATCGTGCTTGCCGGCGGCGAGAGCCTCGTGGTGGAGGCTACGTTTTCCCCGACGGGGGTGGGGTTTCGCTCGGCCACGGTGGAGGTCTGGGACCAGTTTGAGAACCTCTACACGGTTTCGTTTTTCGGGACGGGGGTCATCGAGGCGAGCCCGTCTTCGCTTGCTTTCGGGGTTGTGGCGGTCGGGTCGTCGGCGGTGCGGACGCTCACGCTGCGGAATCCGAGTTTGGAGCTGTCGGTCACGGTGGACAACATTTATGCCCTGGGTTCTTCGGAGGAGACGATCGAGTACACGGCCAGTCCGGGGGGTGATTTTGTGCTCGGGCCGGGGGAGAGCCGGGACGTTTCGGTCACGTTCGCGCCGACCTTCCCGGGCACGCAGAACGGCGACCTGTACGTGAGTTTCAGCAGCAACGACAGCTTTGCCAGTATCCGCATCCCGCTCAGCGGCGAAGGAGCCGAGGCGCGGCTTGCCTTCAGTCCCGGCTCGCTGGATTTCGGAGAGGTAGCCGTGGGAGATCAGGCCGGGCTGGTGGTCACGTTTCAGAACGAGGGGGCCTCCCCGGTGACGATCCTGGGGCTGGCGCTCGACGGCAGCGATGCGGCCGCGTTTCAGGTAAGCGATACACGCACGACGCTGTCGCCGGGGGAGTCGTTTCCGGTGGAGGTGGTTTTTGCTCCGGAGAGTCCGGGGGAGAAGATGGCCGAACTGGTGGTCACGAGCGACGATCCGTCGGGGGAGCACCGGGTGCCGCTTTCGGGGAAGGGGGTGGTGCTGGTGCTGAATATTACGCCGTCGGTGCTCGACTTCGGTGAGGTGGCCGTCGGGGACTCCGCGACGGCGGAGGTGGTTTTGTCGAACGAGGGGGAGGGGACGGTGGAGCTGGCGTCGATCGGGGTAGAGGGTTCGGGGGCCTCGGCGTATGCGGTGGGGGTGTCGTCGTTGAGCCTGGCGCCGGGCGCAAGTGAAGCGTTGCCGGTGACGTTTGCGCCGTCGTCGGGGCAGGCGTATGAAGCCATGCTGGTGCTGGAGGGGAACGTGGGTCGCCGGGAAGTGGCGCTTTCGGGCACGGGGCTGGCACCACGCCTGGTTTTTTCGCCCGAGGTGCTGGATTTCGGTGAGGTGGCCGTCGGGGATTCCGTGAGGCAGGAGTTGACGCTGGCCAACGAGGGCGGGGCTTCCCTGACGGTTTTCGAGGTGACGTTGACAGGGGACGATGCCGGGGCGTTCACGGTGGGTTCCGTGCCGGCGACGCTGTCGCCGGGGGAGTCGTTTCCGGTGGAGGTGGTTTTTGCTCCGGGGCGTCTGGGGGAGCAGGTGGCCGAACTGGAGGTCACGAGTGACGATCCGGGTGGGTCGTCGCGTGTGTTGCTGCGCGGGCAGGGCGTATCCTCCTTCATCCTGTCCGACAATACGCTCGACTTTGGCGAGGTGGTCATGACGACGAGCAGGGCGCTGTCGTTCACGGTCACGAACATCACGTCGAGCCCCGTGGAGATTGCCTCGCTCGGCGTCACGCCGGCCGGTTCGGCCTATGAGGTCGATCCGCAGACGGACTTCACCTCGCCCCCCATCGTGCTTGCCGGCGGCGAGAGCCTCGTGGTGGAGGCTACGTTTTCCCCGACGGGGGTGGGGTTTCGCTCGGCCACGGTGGAGGTCTGGGACCAGTTTGAGAACCTCTACACGGTTTCGTTTTTCGGGACGGGGGTCATCGAGGCGAGCCCGTCTTCGCTTGCTTTCGGGGTTGTGGCGGTCGGGTCGTCGGCGGTGCGGACGCTCACGCTGCGGAATCCGAGTTTGGAGCTGTCGGTCACGGTGGACAACATTTATGCCCTGGGTTCTTCGGAGGAGACGATCGAGTACACGGCCAGTCCGGGGGGTGATTTTGTGCTCGGGCCGGGGGAGAGCCGGGACGTTTCGGTCACGTTCGCGCCGACCTTCCCGGGCACGCAGAACGGCACACTGTTCGTGATGTTCACGGGCGGCGAACAATCTGCCGGTATCGCCATACCGCTTGAGGGGGAGGGCGGGTTTGGCCGGCTTACGCTTTCGCCCGAGGCGCTGGATTTCGGTGAGGTGGCCGTCGGGGATTCCGTGAGGCAGGAGTTGACGCTGGCCAATGAGGGCGGGGCTTCCCTGACGGTTTTCGAGGTGACGTTGACGGGGGACGATGCCGGGGCGTTCATGGTGGGTTCCGTGCCGGCGACGCTGTCGCCGGGGGAGTCGTTTCCGGTGGAGGTGGTTTTTGCTCCGGGGCGTCTGGGGGAGCAGGTGGCCGAACTGGAGGTCACGAGTGACGATCCGGGTGGGTCGTCGCGTGTGTTGCTGCGCGGGCAGGGCGTATCCTCCTTCATCCTGTCCGACAATACGCTCGATTTCGGTGCGGTACGGGTCGGCCAGACGCAGCGCCGTACCTTCACCGTCACGAACCGGACGGCCGGTTCGCTGGTCCTGGCGCTGTCCCTTGACGATGAGGCGGGCTTCGACCTCGAGGGAGGGGTTTCCTTTGTGTTGCAAGACGGCGAGGCGCGTGAGGTGGCCGTCAGCTTCGCCCCTGCGGCGCGCGGGGTGCAGGCGACCACCCTGCGCGTCCAGGCACCGGAGACGGAAGCCCCCGAGCAGACGGTGGCGCTGCGGGGGCAGGGGGTGGCTCCTCAGATGCAGGTGTCGGCGGATTCGCTCGATTTCGGCACGGTGGTCGTCGGGCTGTCGACCGGCCTTCCGCTCGAGCTCTCCAACGCCGGGGACGACGTGCTGGCCGTGTCGGAACTGGCGATCGAGGGGGCCGGAGCCGCTGCGTTCAGCCTGGTCGAGGCAGGGGAGTCGTTCTTGCTGGAGCCCGGGGCGCAGCGCACGCTGGCCGTGCAGTTTGCGCCGCGCTCGGGCGGGGAGCAGGCGGCCGTGCTGCGCATCCGGTCCGACGATCCCGAGCAGCCGCAACGGGATGTGGTCCTGGCCGGCAGCGGGGCGGCCATCCAGAACGAATCGCCGGTTCTGGGGGTGGTGAATACGGCCGTCGATGTCCGGTTCGTCCTGCCTCCTGATTTCGAACCGACCACGGCCCGTCTCTTCTACCGCGTGGGTGGGCGGCGGACCTATGAGACGACCGATCTGTTGCCCGACGCCAATCAGTACGGCGGCGCCATTCCGGCGGAAGCCATGACACTGCGCGGCGTGCAGTATTATGCCGAGTTCGTGCGGGAGGATCAGGTGGTCACGATCCCCCCGCAGGATCCGACCGGGCACCCGGAACAGATCCGCGTGCAGGTGGACCACGTGCCGGCCGAAGTGCCGGCGTCGTTCCTGCCGCTACGGCCGGAGACGTATGCGCTGGTCTCCGTCCCGCTCGAACTGGCGGATCCCGGCATTCCCGCCGTCCTGGCCGACGACTACGGCACCTACGACCCGGCCCGGTGGCGTGTGCTGCGCTGGGCGACGGCCTCTGAAGCGTATGCCGAGTTTCCAGGCCTGGAGGACGGGTTCTCCGGCGGGCGGGCCTTCTGGCTCATCACGCGAGACGGCCAGGGATTTGATGTGGACAACGGCCTTTCGACCGATCTGTCCGGCCCGTTTGTGATTATCCTTCCGCCCGGGTGGAGCCAGATCGGTAATCCTTTCGCGTTCCCGGTGGCCGTGGACGACACGGAGGCCGGCGGGGTGCTGGAGGGACCCCATGCCTTCGACGGGCAGCAATACCTGCCGAACCGTTCTGTGCTCCAGCCCTGGCAGGGCTACTTCGTCTTCAACCCGGGAGCCGGGCCCGTGATGCTATCGATCCCGCCCGTCGAGGCCGGTGAGGTGGCGGCCAAGGAGGTTCCGCTTCCCTGGCAGGCCGCGGATTTTGCCGTGCAGCTGATGGCGGAAGTGCCTCGTTACGGTCTCCGGGATACGTACAACGCCGTCGGCTTCGCCGGTGCGACGATGGCCGGATGGGGTTCGCTGGATCTGCGCGAGCCTCCCGGCATCGGCCCGCATGTGCAGCTCAGCATCGTCGAGAACGGGCGTCGCTACCTCAGCCGGTTCGTCCGGGCACCGGAAAGCGGCGCGGCCTGGGACCTGGAGGTCTCGGCGGCCCTGCCCGGGTCGGGGGCGGAGACGGTCCTCGTGACCCTCGTCGAGCACGGAGCACGGCCGGCCGGGTTCGTGTTGTACGTGCTGGACCGGGACGAAGGGCAAGTGCTCCCGGCGGAAACGGGGCGCTTTGCGGTTACCCTGTCCCCCGAACGACCGGTGCGGCGCCTGCGCCTGATCATGGGAACGGAGGACTTCGCCGAGAGCCGGGCCGACGGGGTCTCACTCGCCCCGTCGTTCTCGCTGGAGCCGAACCATCCCAATCCGTTCAATTCCACGACCCTCATCCGGTACAGCCTGGGCGGGGAGAGCCCGGTGTCGCTCGAGGTCTTCAATGTACTGGGCGAGCGGGTGCGCACGCTCGTGGACCGGCACCAGCGGGGCGGGTCGTACGAAGTGATCTGGGATGGACGGGACGAGGGCGGCCGGCCTGTGGCCAGCGGGGTCTATGTCTACCGGCTGCGCGCCGGTGCCTTCACGGCGTCGCGGACGATGGTGCTGCTCCGATGA